CCCGGCGCCGGACCTCGCCTGGAGCGAGATCCGCTACGCGGCCTACAGCGTCGTCATGCCGGCGTTCACGCCGCCGCCTGCTCGGTAGAAACCACCCCACTCCGCGAGGCGGAACCTCCTTCTCCCCTCGCGGGAGAAGGACGATCGCTCGGGCTCGCTCAATAGCAGTCGCAAGACATGACCTCGCCGCCGCCGCGGGTGGCGGCGGCGGAGAAGATATGAGGGTCGGTCGTGTCTTTCAGGAGCCGCACCGAGCCGTCGCACAGGGCGAAGAAGACGCCGCCGCGATGGACGCCCCAGAACGATTCCTGGCCCGCGCGCGTCGAGTTGACGCCGATTCGGGGGTTGGGCTCGCCCGCCGGCAGGTCGGTGTAGGCGAGGACCATCCCGAACGCGCCGCCGCAGACCTGGTAGGGCCACGCGGGGTCGGTGCAGAGCCGGGCCTCCGGGACGAGGCCGTCGGGCACGACGCCGACCCAGGACGCGTCGGAGACCCGCCTCGAACGCTCGCCGAGCATGAGCGTGTTGCTCGTGCCGTCTGTGATGTCGGCGAGCCGCCGCGCGACGTTGCGGTCGAAGACGCCGTCGCCGCCGTCCACCCCGGCGGCCGGGTCGTGGCGGCTCCCACCGTTCGCGAGGTACTGCGAGGCCGCCAGGTCCGTGGGCAAGTCGGGGGCCGGCTTCGGGCAGTGGAACGAGGCCGGACCGACGCGCGGCGAACTCGGGCAGAGGAAGACCGGGAGCGCCGTCGATCGCACCGTCCGCGACTCGGGGGCGTTCACGGGACGCTGGAAGTTCACCGCGTCGTAGAGGGGCGTCTGCTCCAGGAACGGCAGGACGGCCGCGCCCCAGGCCCAGCCGCCGCCCAGCTCGACGCCAAAGGCCGGATCGCCGATCGAGCCGCCGCCGACCCCGCTGACGTAGCCCGCCGGGAAGGCGTCCCA
The DNA window shown above is from Paludisphaera mucosa and carries:
- a CDS encoding DUF1559 domain-containing protein translates to MEHVAGFRGGRRRGFTLIEMMVVIAILGLLMALILPAVQAAREAARRSACQCNLKQLVIALHNYHSAWDAFPAGYVSGVGGGSIGDPAFGVELGGGWAWGAAVLPFLEQTPLYDAVNFQRPVNAPESRTVRSTALPVFLCPSSPRVGPASFHCPKPAPDLPTDLAASQYLANGGSRHDPAAGVDGGDGVFDRNVARRLADITDGTSNTLMLGERSRRVSDASWVGVVPDGLVPEARLCTDPAWPYQVCGGAFGMVLAYTDLPAGEPNPRIGVNSTRAGQESFWGVHRGGVFFALCDGSVRLLKDTTDPHIFSAAATRGGGEVMSCDCY